The Solicola gregarius DNA window CGCGAGCAGGCGTCGATGTCGAACGCGGATGCCGACGTCGCGGAGCGGATACGCGCGGGCAACCTGGCGTACGAGGAGCGCTTCGGCCACGTCTACCTGGTGTGCGCGAGCGGCCGGAGTCCCGAGGAACTGTTGTCGATCCTGGAGAGCCGGCTCGACAATGCGCCGGCCGAGGAGCGCGCGGTCGTACTGAGCGAGCTCGCCGCGATCAACCGGCTGCGGCTGGGGCGTCTCGTGGCGTGACTTCCCACGGCGGCTTGGCACTGCCCACGGCACGCGTGCCTTGGGAAGTGCGGGCGGTCACGAGCGCAGCGACCTGAGCGCAAGGAACACGTCGACGCGATCCGGCAGGCGCGACAGGTCTCGGCCGGTCAGTGACTCGACGCGCGCCATCCGGTAGCGGACCGTGTTGACGTGCAGGTGAAGACGGTCCGCGGTGCGGCTCCACGAGCCGGAGCAGTCGAGGAACGCCTCCAGCGTCGCGAGCAGACCGCCGTCATGTTCGGCGTCGTACGCGAGCACGGAGCCGAGCACGCGCTGCGCGAACAGCCGTCGTACCTCATCCGGCACGGTCGCGAGCAGCAGTACGTGCGAGTCGACCTCGCGGCCCGACACTATGCTCACCGGATCGTCGCCGGTCAGCGCGAGCCGAAACGCATGCTGCGACTCCTCGAGCATCCCGGACAGCCCCGCGAGGGCCGCTGCATCGCTGATGCCCGCCGCCAACCGGCGCGCCGTCAGGCCGGGCGCCAGCCGGGTGAGCGTCGACCGGATCGTGCCGACCCGCTCCTGGTCGCCTGCGGGCACCACGACGACCGTCTCGCCGGCGGGTGTCTGCCCGACGACCGTCCCGTCGATCGCGTCGAACACGTCCTCGGCGATCAGCCGCGCCTCTGCGGCGTCGCCGACCGGCTCGAGCCCGAGCACCACGACGACGTACGCCGGCGCGCCGAGGTCGAGGCCGGCCTGCTCGAGCCGCACGCTGGTCTCTGCCCTGTCCGCCGCCCCGGTCGCGACCATGCGTACTGCCTCGTCGGCGAGCGGTCGAGCGGCCGCACGCCGCTCCTCCACGCGGGTCCGCTCGACCTGGACGATCGTCGAGAGCTCCACCAGGGCGTCGTCGACGACATCGCGGTCGGCATCGGCATCGACGTCCGCAACGAGCATCCACGACGTGAGCCGGGATCCGTACGCACCGCCGACCGGATGCACGACGTACGCAGGCCCGATGGCGACCGGGAGCGACTCCGCCGCCAGGTAGCCCGCGACGACCGCGGCGACGACCGCGTCCGGCAGCGGCTCGGAGCGCGTGCCGACGGCTCGCCCCGAGGCTGTCAGGACCCGCAGCCGCGCGCCGACATCGGCGCCGACGCGCGCGAGGAGCTCGTCGAGGCGCTCGCCGCGCGCCAGCGCCGACAGCAGCTCGCGGTTGCGACCGAGTCGCGCCTCCAGACGGGCGCCGCGCTCGGCCGCCGCCGCTCCGATCACGTACTCCGACAACGAGCTGAACGACACCTGCTCGGGTACCGCCAGCAGCGCGACGCCGTGCCGCCGGCACGCCTCGACGACGTCCTGCGGCACCTCGCCGAACTGTGCCGTGCCCGCGGCGATGGCCAATGCACCCGCGCGGGCGACGTTCGCGACGAACGTCTCGCTGTCGGCGGGGGTCCGGCGCCAGACGAGCCCGGTGATCACCAGCTCGCCGCCGCTGAGGTATCGGCCGGGGTCCATCAGGTCCGACGAGTACGTCCAGCGGACCGGCCGGTCGAGCGACGCGTCGTCGCCGACCAGCATGCGCAGCGCGAGCTGTGGCGCATCGAGGAGTTCGCGGAGCCGCATTGGAGAAACCTACAACCCGATGCTGCGCGGCGCCCTCGTTTTCGTCGCTCCGCCCCTGTCGCCGCTCCGGCCCGCGACGGTGTACTTGCCCCACGACGAGGAGGTCGCGAAATGGACTTCGCATGCCCGCGTACGTGGGCCGAAGCCCTCGAAGTGCAGGCGCAAGAACCCGACACGGTGCCGATCTGCGGGGGCACCGACGTCATGGTCGACGTCAACTTCGACCGGCGACGTCCCGCCGCGCTCCTCGACCTCACGCGCGTACGCGACCTGCAGGGCTGGAGCCATCGCGACGGACGCATCGTCCTCGGCGCCGGCGTCACGTACGCCCGGGTGATCGACGAGCTCGGCGACCGGTTGCCCGGCCTCGCGATGGCCGCGCGCACCGTCGGCTCGCCGCAGATCCGCAACCGCGGCACGGTCGGCGGCAATCTCGGCGCGGCCTCCCCTGCCGGCGACTCGCATCCGCCGCTGCTCGCGACCGAAACGGTCGTCGTCGCCGAGTCGGTGCGCGGCGCCCGCCGGATCGAGATCGCCGACTTCTACACCGGCGTGAAGCGCAACGCACTCGAGCCCGATGAGCTGATCCGCGAGATCGAGGTCGAGGTCGCCGGCGGTCCGCAGCAGTTCAGCAAGATCGGGCCCCGCAACGCGATGGTGATCGCCGTCGCCGGCTTCGCGCTCGCGTTGCACCCCGACGTACGCCGGGTCGGCACCGGCCTCGGCTCGGCGTCCCCGACGCCTCGGCGGGCCGCCGAAGCCGAGGTCTTCGTGGCGGCCGAGTTCGACGAGCGCGGCCTGTGGGAGTCGCGATCCGAGCTCCCGGAGTCGGTGGCAGAGGAGTTCGGCCGCCGGGTCGGGCTGGCCACTGAGCCCATCGACGACGTACGCGGCAGCGCGGCGTACCGCAAGCATGCGATCTCGGTGCTTGCCCGGCGTGCCCTGACCTGGGCGTGGAGCGACTACCGGAGGCACCGCCTATGAGGGTCACGACAACCGTCAACGGCCAGCGCGTCGAGCTCGACGACGTGTGGGAGGGCGAGAGCCTGATGTACGCGCTGCGCGAGCGTGCCGGTCTCCCAGGGTCGAAGAACGCCTGTGAGCAAGGCGAGTGCGGCTCGTGCACTGTCTACCTCGACGGCGTACCCGTCTGCTCGTGCCTTGTCGCGGCGGGCCAGTCCGAGGGCCGCGACATCACGACGGTCGAAGGTCTCGCGAGCAAGACCGACCTGCATGGCGTGCAGCAGGCGTTTCTCGACGCCGGCGCCGTCCAGTGTGGCTTCTGTACGCCCGGGCTGCTGATCGCAGCGCACGACCTGATCGCCCGCGTCCCGGAGCCGAGCGATCCCGACATCCGCGAGGCGCTCGCGGGCAACCTGTGCCGCTGCACCGGGTACGAGAAGATCATGGACGCCGTGCATCTGGCGGCCGACCGCGCAGGTGCCCGGCCATGACGCTGGTCATCGAGGGCGCGTACATCGCGACGGTCGACTCCGACAGCACCGAGCACCCGACCGGCCACGTCGTCGTCGACGGCAACCGGATCACGGCCGTCGGATCGGGCCCGGCGCCCGCCGACGTACGTGCGGAATCACAGATCTTCGACGGAACGGGTTGCCTCGTCACGCCCGGTTTCGTCAACACTCATCACCATCTGTACCAGTGGGTCACGCGTGGCCATGCCGTCGACGACCCGTTGTTCGAGTGGCTCACCGAGCTCTACCCCGTGTGGGCGGGCATCGACGAGCGCGCCGTCAACGTCGCCGCGTCCGCCGGCCTTGCCTGGCTCGCGCGTACCGGCTGCACGACGAGCACCGATCACCACTACGTGTTCCCGCGCGAGGGCGGTGACGTCTTCGCGGCCGAGGTCGCGGCCGCGCGTACGGTCGGCCTGCGGTTCCACCCGACCCGCGGCTCGATGGACCTCGGCAGGAGCCGTGGCGGACTCCCGCCCGACGACGTCGTCGAGGGCCGCGACGCGATCCTGCAGGCGACCAGCGCGACCATCGACCGGTGGCACGACCCGTCGGCCGACTCGATGCTCCGGGTCGCGGTCGCGCCGTGCTCGCCGTTCTCCGTGACCGCCGTGCTGATGAAGGAGTCGGCCACGCTGGCGCGCGACAAGGGCGTACTCCTGCACACCCACCTCGCCGAGACGGCCGACGAGGACGCCTACTGTCGCGAGCGATTCGACTGCTCGCCGCTCGAGTACGTCGAGGACCTCGGCTGGTCGGGCGAGGACGTCTGGTACGCGCACGGCATCTGGTTCGACGATGCGGAGATCGCGCGCATCGGGCGCTCGCGTACCGGTATCGCACACTGTCCGTCCTCCAACGCACGGCTCGGGGCCGGAATCGCCCGCGCGCGCGACCTGCGCGACGCGGGGGCTCGGGTGGGGCTCGGGGTCGACGGTGCGGCAAGTAACGAGGCGAGCAGCCTCGTAGAGGAGCTGCGGCATGCCGTGCTCTTCGCTCGCGCTCGCGGTGGGCCCCAGGCGCTCGCCGTACGCGAGGCCCTCGAGATGGCGACCAACGGGGGGGGCCGCCATTCTCGGACGCACCGACGACCTCGGCTCGATCGAGGCAGGCAAGCTCGCCGACCTCGCCGTGTGGCGGCTGGACACGATCGCCCATGCCGACATCGATGATCCGATCGCCGCCCTGGTGCTCGGTGCCGCGCCGCCGCTGGAGCTGCTCCTCGTCGACGGGCGCCCGGTCGTCGAGCGCGATCGCGTGGTCACGGCCGATGAGGAGACTCTCGCGCGGGAGGCCGATGCCGTACATCGCGAGCTCTTGAGGAAGGCGCCATGACAGCCACGCCGACCGCATCGCCGCCGCGCTCGCGTACCGAGGGCGGTGTCGGCGACAGCGCCGTACGCCCGGACGGCACCCTCAAGGTCACCGGCGAGTTCGCATACGGCTCCGACCTCTGGATGGACGGCATGCTGTGGGGCGTCACGCTGCGCAGCCCCCACCCGTACGCTCGGATCGTCTCGCTCGACATCGCCCCGGCGCTCGCGATGCCCGGTGTGTACGCCGTGCTGACCCACGAGGACGTGCCGGGGCGCAACCGCGTCGGTCTCGAGTTCGACGACCAGCCGGTGTTGGCCGACGACGTCGTGCGCTACCAGGGCGAGCCGGTCGCCCTCGTCGCCGCCGATCACCCGGAGACCGCCCGCCGGGCGGCAGACCGGATCGCCGTCACGTACGACGTGCTCGACCCGGTAACCGACGCCGAGGCGGCGCTCGATCCCGCCTCCCCCGCGCTGCGTCCCGACGGCAACGTCGTACGCCATCTCAAGCTCCGTAAAGGCGAACCCGATCCGACTGCGCCGATCGTCGTGAGCGTCGACTTCGAGGTCGGCATGCAGGACCAGGCCTTCCTCGGTCCCGAGTCGGGGCTCGCGATGCCCGCCGAGGACGGCGGAGTCGAGCTCTACGTCGCCACCCAGTGGCTGCACGTCGACCAGCGCCAGATCTGCGCCGCGCTGGGTCTGCCCGCCGACAAGGTACGCCTGAGCCTGGCCGGTGTCGGCGGCGCGTTCGGCGGGCGCGAGGACCTCTCGATGCATGTGCACGCGTGCCTGCTGGCGATGCACACCGGCAAGCCGGTGAAGATGGTCTACAACCGCGAGGAGTCGTTCTTCGGCCACGTGCACCGGCACCCGGCGACGATGTCGTACGAGTTCGGCGCCGACCGCGACGGGCGGCTGGTCTACGGTCGCTCGCGCATCCTCCTCGACGGCGGCGCGTACGCCTCGTCGACCGCCGCGGTCGTCGGCAACGCGGGCACTCTCGGGATGGGGCCGTACCGCTTCCCGAGCGTGCACGTCGACTGCTACGGCGTCTACACCAACAACCCGCCGTGCGGGGCGATGCGCGGTTTCGGGTGCGTGCAGGCGGCGTTCGCGCACGAGGCGTTGATGGACGAGCTCGCGGCAAAGGTGGGCCTGTCGCCGGTCGAGATCAGGACGCTCAACGGCATGCGCGAAGGCGACGAGAACATCACCGGCCAGCTCATCGACTCGGCGGCACCGTGCGAGGAGCTCATCGGCCGAGTGGCGGCGATGCCGATGCCGGAGGCGATCGGCGCGACTCCCGACCTGAGGTCGCTTCCGGGCGGCGTCGCGAACACCACGCACGGCGAGGGCGTGGTCCGCGGTGTCGGGTACGCGCTGACGTACAAGAATGTCGGGTTCTCGGAGGGGTTCGACGACTATTCGACGGCACGGGTCCGGCTCGAGGCGGTCGCGGGCGAGCCCGTCGCGACCGTGCACACGGCCGCCGCAGAGGTGGGCCAGGGGCTGGTCACCGTGCAGCAGCAGATCTGTCGTACCGAGCTCGGCGTCGAACGGGTCGTCGTACAGGCGCAGGACACCAGCGTCGGCTCGGCCGGCTCGACCTCGGCGTCGCGGCAGACGTACGTCACGGGCGGAGCGGTCAAGGCGGCGTCCGAGGCGGTACGCGCGCGGGTGCTCGAGCGGGCCGCGCAGTCGACCGGTGAGCCTGCCGACAGTCTTCGGTTGGAGGGCGGCAAGGTCGTCGGCGCGCACCTCGTCACCGATCTCGTCGACCTGCTCGATACCGCCGTCGAGGAGACCGTCGAGTGGCGGCACCGCGCGACGTACCCGATCGACCCGGAGACCGGGCAGGGAGATGCCCACGTGCAGTATGCGTTCTCGGCACACCGCGCCGTCGTCGACGTCGATACCGACCTCGGCCTGGTCAAGGTGGTCGCGCTCGACACGGCACAGGACGTCGGCACCGCCGTCAATCCCGATGCGGTGATCGGGCAGATCCAGGGCGGCGCGACGCAGGGCATGGGGCTCGCGCTGATGGAGGAGATCGTCGTACGCGACGGGCTGATCGCGAACCCGTCGTTCACGGACTACCTGATCCCCACCATCCTCGACACCCCGCCGATGCGCATCGAGCTACTGGAGAACCCCGATCCGCACGCTCCGTACGGCGTGCGCGGCGTCGGCGAACCGCCGACGATCTCCTCGGGCCCCGCGGTCGCCGCGGCGATCCGGGCTGCCACCGGGTTGCCGGTGCACCGCGTACCGATCAGGCCGGAGCACCTCGCCCTCCCCTCGACCTAAGAGGCCGCGGCTCGCTGGTGGAACGAATCGACCTTTGACCGTCCGCGGCGCGACTCGGTCACCACTGACCGAAGCGCTCCTGGCCGCCGGTTCGGTACCGCGTGCTGCGGTCGGTGCCCACCCAGGTCCAGTACTTGCGTCTGCCGGGGCCGACGAGCCGGCTGCGGGCGCGCTTGCGCGCGGCGGTCTCGCCGTAGCGAACACCGCTGGCCCAGTCCCTGGCGCGGCCGTTGACCATCCGGTACGCGACGGCGAGCCAGCCGTTCCGTACCCAGCCCGCCTTCGTACACCCGGCCGCGCTGCCCTTGCTCTCGCACCGCCGTTGAGCCGTGCGGACGGCCCGCTTCTTCGTCATCTTGTTGATCGCCAACGCCGATTTGCCATTGATCGTGTCGATCGAGGCCGCGCTGAAGCAGCGTCGGTGCTTCCGCCAGCACTTCGCGTGACCGGCCCGATCCGGCCCGCCGTCGCTGGCGGCGGTGGTTGTCGGTGTTCCGGCAGGCCTCGCGGCCGCGGGCCCGGCGGAAAGGAGGCCGACGGTGAGCAGCGCCGCGACAGCGGTAGTGGTCAGCATGCGCAACATGGGTCCGAGAGACGGCATGGACTCTCCTCGAGATCGGACGGGTCTGGCTTTGGACGGTCCGACCATAGCCTCAGGGAGGGCCGCGCCCAGCGGGTCTGCTCGCTCAGCCGCCGAACCGCAGCGGGTAGCCGACCCGCACGCGTCCGCCCGTATGTGACCCGGTGATCCGGAACCGCGGTGCGTTCTTCTGCGGGACCGACGCGGCACTGTTGCTCAATGACCCGACCGACATCGTGAGCTGCTCGGTGTCGACCGATGCGCCTTTCGGCACGATGATCCGGATCGACGTCCACGACGTGTCGAGCGCGATCTCGACGTCGGGATGCACGATGAGCGCGTGCGAGAAGTCGAGCCGGGTCGCACCGAACTTGCCGGTGACGACGACGCGCCGGGGCACCTTCCATCGCCCCCGGCGAACGATGCGCACGCCGGTCTGGCGGATCTCCATCGTCTCCGCGTACGAGACCGCCTCACCGACCTGGTCGAGCGGCAGGTCTTTGACGAGTGGTTCGATCTCGCCATACGTACGAGCGACGTAGACCGCGTCGAGCCGGCGCTCCAGCTCCTGGATGTCGAGGCGGCCGTGTCCGGCGGCGAGTCGCAGCCGCTCGGCGGCGTGGTCACGGTCCGCGTCGGTGACCCGCGTACTTCGATACCGATCCCTCGACTCGCTCATTCGTCGAGGCTACCGGGCACGGGCGAGCGGGTCGCAGGTCCGGCGGCGCTCGGATGCCACCCCGGCTCGTACCCCTGCGCCAGCGCCGCGACCGAGGTAGGCGGGGTGAGTACGTCGACCTGGCCCGTCGGCCGCTCCCCCGGGCGCTGCCAGCCGGAGAACCCGAACGCCAGCGAGCGTCCGCCGCGGACCACCCGCGCAACCCCCTCGTCGACGTAGACGACTCCGTCGGGTAGCCCGGCCGCATCGGCGCGCCAGAGTCTGCGATCTCCCGCGCGATCGAGCCCCCGCCCGCGGCGCAGGCGCTCGTCGGCGAGCAGGCCGTTGAGCACGCCGGCGGTGCACGTCCGTGCGTACGCCGTGCCGACCGCCTCGCGGTAGCTCTCGTACGCCGCGCGGCGGCACAACCCGCATGGTCGATGACCGGCGGCGAGTGCCACAACCTCGTCCAAGAAGAAGATCGGCGTCCATCGGCTCGGTCGCGCGAGGTCGACGCGCCATCCGCGGTAGCTGGTCAGGCAGGTGATCCAGAGGTTGCCGCGATGGTGTCGTACGACCTGCTCGGTGTCGTCGACGAGGCAGCCGCGGTTGCCGGTGAACATGCCTCGCTCCGGCGTTGCGTGGAGGTCGCCCCAGGGGTCGACTCGGTTGCGGCGCGGCATGGCGCCCATCGTCACACGTCGGGGCTGTAGTGGCGCGGGTCGTCGCGGTGCTCGGGCGGCGGCAGGTTGCGCTGCGGCGTGTGTACGAGCGGCGCATCGGCCGCGCGGCGGCCCGTCGACATGTCCAGGCCCGCGCGGGCGCGCGGATGCTTCCGGTACCGCCGCGGCACGAGCGCGAAGACCGCGTTGACGGCCTGGCCGACGCGTCGGTGACGACGGGCGTCGCGCTCGGTCCAGGTGTACCCGAGCAGCTCGCGTACCGGTTCGTCGTACATGCCGATCGTCAACCATACAAAGGATCTCTCGATCAGCGGGCGTACGCGCAGCCACACGGACCGCGGCAGCCACGGCGCAAAAGGCGGTACGTCGAGCGTCGACAGGTCGAGCACGTCGCGGGTCGCCACGTTGTCCTCGAGCACGTCGGTGCACATGCGCTTCCAGTACGCCTGGAACTCCTCCCACGACTCGGGCACCGGCCGCATGCTCATGCCGTAGCGCCGGTACCACTCGATGTGCTCGTCGAAGAGCCCGCGCTTCTCGTCCTCGGTGAGCCCGCCCATGAAGTGGTCCGCGGTCAGGATCGTGCCCATGAAGAACGTCGCATGCGCCCAGTAGAACGTCTCCGGGTCGAGCGCGTGGTAGCGCCGACCACGCTTGTCGACGCCCTTGATCTGGTTGTGATAGCCGCGCACCTCCGCCGCGGTCTGGGCCGACCGCTCACCGTCGAAGACCACGCCGCCGATCGGGTACAGCGAGCGCAGCAGCCGCTCCCAGCGTTCCTCGAAGAACCGCGAGTGCTCCTCGACGGCCGCGCCGAGGCCGGGATGCATGTTCTGCATCGACCCTGCCCACAGGCCCTGCAGCAGACCGCGCCAGTCTCCGAAGTACCGCCAGGTCAGCGATTCGGGACCGAGCCGAGGTGGCCCACCTTGCTCTCGCGCACCGGTGCTGGCAGAGTGACAACGCACGTTGTCACTCTAGGCGGCGCACACCAGCGGGTCAACGAAGGGACGTCATGGCCGACCGCCCCGGCACCTGGGCCGGCACCGCACTCACCGATCGACGTACGGCCCGACGCGAGGTCCTGCTCGAGGCCGGCGTCGTGGCGCTCGGAGCCGCCGACGCCCGGCCACTGACCGTACGAGGCGTGTGCCGCGACGCCGGGTTGACCGAGCGACACTTCTACGACGCGTTCGGCGACCGCGACTCGTTCGTACGCGCGGTGTACGACAACGTCTCGGCCCGGGCCGGTGGGGTTCTCGCCGCGGCATCGGAGGCGTCTCCTTCGGGTACGCGCGCCGCACGCGCACCGGTCGAGGCGTTCGTCGACCTGATGCTCGACGAGCCGGCCGTCGGCCGCGTACTGCTGCTGTCGCCGACGACCGAGCCGGCGCTCGGTGCTCGGGGCACGGCCCGCGCGCTCGAGTTCGTCGCCCTCGTACGTTCCCGTCTACCGCCGAACGCGCGGGCGAGCGATGCCGAGCTCGCGGCACTCGCCATCGTCGGAGCACTGTCCGGGCTGCTGATGGCGTACCTGTCGGGTGCCGTCGACGTCGACCGCGCGGCGTTCACCGAGCACTGTGTCGACGTCGTGCTCTCGCTCGGTGCCTGACCGCTAGAACTTCTCTTTCATCCCGGTGATCTGCCAGCCGTCGTCGGTGGGTTCGAGATCGATCGTCCAGGTGTACGAGACGGGCTCGATATGCTGCGTCTTCTTGTCCTTGGCGATCTTGAAGGTGGTCGACGTGTCGGCCTTCAGCTTGGCGACGGCCTGCGTCGTGTCGCCCTCACCGGTCGCGTTCACGTCGAGGAGCCGGAAGAAGTCGCCGTCGAATGACCCACCGTTGCTGTACACGTCGTCGTACACGGCGGGGAACTGCTGGCAGTAGTCGCACTCGACCGCCGCGTCGTGCAGCGGTTTGGTGTCGCCGGATTCTGCCGCGTAGTTGACCAGGTCGACGAAGTAGCCGACGTACGCCTCCGCACCCGCCGCATCGTCCTTCTCCGCCGCAGCGGGCGGCTTGGGCGCGTTCGACGCCTTCGAAGCACCGGGTGCGGTCGAACCCGTTGCCGGCGAGTCGGACGTCGGCGAGTCACTCGTCGGCCCCGACGCGCCCGAGCCGGACTCGTCGTCGGAGCCCGAGTCGCATCCCGCGACGGCGGCCGCGGCGACCAGAATCCACGCGGCCGTGCTGAGAAGGTGACGGCGCATGCCCGAGGAGCCTCCAGAATCGGTTGGTTGTCCACCGTAACGCCGGTGGTCGACCTCGATCACGACCGGGGATCGCGCGGCGCGCCGGTCGCCCGGGCAGCGTACGTGCAAGAGTTACCTATGCCCAGCGGTAGCAACCACCTCGAGCTGGACGGCAAGCAGGTCCGGCTCAGCAACCTCGACAAGGTGCTGTATCCCGACGACGGCACCACGAAGTTCGACGTGATCCAGCACTACCTCACCGTCGCCGACGTGATCCTGCCGCAGCTGGCGGGCCGCCCGGCGACCCGCAAGCGTTGGCCGGACGGCGTGGAGAGCAAGCCGTTCTTCGAGAAGAACCTCCCGCGCGGCACCCCCGATTGGGTACGCCGGGTCGAGATCGCGTCACCGGGCAGCAGCAAGGACCGTACGCACGTCACGTACCCGGTCATCGAGAACCGCGCCGGCCTCGCGTGGGTGGCGAACCTCGCGGCGCTCGAGCTGCACACCCCGCAATGGTCGGTCGGGCCGCGCGACGGCATCCACGACGCGGACCGGCTGGTGATCGACCTCGACCCGGGCGCGCCGGCGGGTCTGCCGGAGTGCGTTGAGGTGGCGCGACTGATCCGCGAGCGGCTCGGCGACGACGATCTCGACGCGATACCGGTGACGAGCGGCAGCAAGGGCATGCAGCTGTACGCTCCGCTCCCGACGTCGCGGCCGCCGATGGAGCTGCGGGAGTACGCGTACGAGCTCGCGACGTCGCTGGAGAGCGACCACCCCGAGCTGGTCGTCTCCAACATGAAGAAGGCGCAGCGCGGCGGCAAGATCCTGCTCGACTGGAGTCAGAACAACCCCGCGAAGACCACCATCACGCCGTACTCGCTGCGCGGCCGGCAGCGGGCCTGGGTGGCGACCCCGCGATCGTGGGACGAGCTCGACGACCCCGAGTCGCTGCGCCAGGTGCACCACACCGAGATCCCCGATCGCCTCGAGACGTACGGCGACCTGATGACCACCTAGACCCCGCTGGGCCGCACGTTTCAGTCCCGAAATCGCCGAAACCGGGGCCGATGTGTGCGGCCCAGCGGGGCGACGGGGCGGCTACTGGGACTTCCAGTCCTTGAAGCCGATCGCGATCAGGCGCATCTGCCGTTTCGCCTGCTCGGCCACCTTCTGCTCGAGGTCCGGGCGCCCGGGCGGCACCTCGACGATGTCCTCGGCGGTGCCCACCATGTTGTTCACGAACAGCTTCGCCACCATCTGCACGTCGGCCGGAGTCCAGTCCTCGATGTACGGGAAGCGCGCCAGGTCGACCGCCAGCTCGCTGACGAACAGCTCGAGCTCATGCCGAATGGCGTCGCGTACCTCGGCGACACCCCCGAACCGCTCGCGGGCGATGAACGCGAAGTGTTCGGGTCGCTCCTTGACCACCCGCACCAGGATCTCCGCAGAGGTCGCGATCACGTCGTCGAACGTACGCGGGTCGCGCCTCGCCTCGCGGGTCATCGCGCGCAGGGTCTCGAACGACTCGCCGACGAGCGCCAACCCCAGCTCGTGCATGCTCGCGAAGTGCCGATAGAAGGCGGTCGGCACGATGCCCGACGCGCGCGTCACCTGGCGCAGGCTGAGCCCGCCGAAGCCGTATTCGCCGGTGAGCTGGAGCGCAGCGTCCAGAATCACCCGACGGGTGCGCTCCTTCTGCTCCTGGCGGGTACGCATGGCCGACACCCTATCGATCCCCCAATTCTCGCTACACTTGTTCACTCGACGACGTGATGCGGGTCGCACTGCCCCACGTACGTTTGACCGCA harbors:
- a CDS encoding PucR family transcriptional regulator, producing MRLRELLDAPQLALRMLVGDDASLDRPVRWTYSSDLMDPGRYLSGGELVITGLVWRRTPADSETFVANVARAGALAIAAGTAQFGEVPQDVVEACRRHGVALLAVPEQVSFSSLSEYVIGAAAAERGARLEARLGRNRELLSALARGERLDELLARVGADVGARLRVLTASGRAVGTRSEPLPDAVVAAVVAGYLAAESLPVAIGPAYVVHPVGGAYGSRLTSWMLVADVDADADRDVVDDALVELSTIVQVERTRVEERRAAARPLADEAVRMVATGAADRAETSVRLEQAGLDLGAPAYVVVVLGLEPVGDAAEARLIAEDVFDAIDGTVVGQTPAGETVVVVPAGDQERVGTIRSTLTRLAPGLTARRLAAGISDAAALAGLSGMLEESQHAFRLALTGDDPVSIVSGREVDSHVLLLATVPDEVRRLFAQRVLGSVLAYDAEHDGGLLATLEAFLDCSGSWSRTADRLHLHVNTVRYRMARVESLTGRDLSRLPDRVDVFLALRSLRS
- a CDS encoding FAD binding domain-containing protein; this translates as MDFACPRTWAEALEVQAQEPDTVPICGGTDVMVDVNFDRRRPAALLDLTRVRDLQGWSHRDGRIVLGAGVTYARVIDELGDRLPGLAMAARTVGSPQIRNRGTVGGNLGAASPAGDSHPPLLATETVVVAESVRGARRIEIADFYTGVKRNALEPDELIREIEVEVAGGPQQFSKIGPRNAMVIAVAGFALALHPDVRRVGTGLGSASPTPRRAAEAEVFVAAEFDERGLWESRSELPESVAEEFGRRVGLATEPIDDVRGSAAYRKHAISVLARRALTWAWSDYRRHRL
- a CDS encoding (2Fe-2S)-binding protein, which translates into the protein MRVTTTVNGQRVELDDVWEGESLMYALRERAGLPGSKNACEQGECGSCTVYLDGVPVCSCLVAAGQSEGRDITTVEGLASKTDLHGVQQAFLDAGAVQCGFCTPGLLIAAHDLIARVPEPSDPDIREALAGNLCRCTGYEKIMDAVHLAADRAGARP
- a CDS encoding 8-oxoguanine deaminase, producing the protein MTLVIEGAYIATVDSDSTEHPTGHVVVDGNRITAVGSGPAPADVRAESQIFDGTGCLVTPGFVNTHHHLYQWVTRGHAVDDPLFEWLTELYPVWAGIDERAVNVAASAGLAWLARTGCTTSTDHHYVFPREGGDVFAAEVAAARTVGLRFHPTRGSMDLGRSRGGLPPDDVVEGRDAILQATSATIDRWHDPSADSMLRVAVAPCSPFSVTAVLMKESATLARDKGVLLHTHLAETADEDAYCRERFDCSPLEYVEDLGWSGEDVWYAHGIWFDDAEIARIGRSRTGIAHCPSSNARLGAGIARARDLRDAGARVGLGVDGAASNEASSLVEELRHAVLFARARGGPQALAVREALEMATNGGGRHSRTHRRPRLDRGRQARRPRRVAAGHDRPCRHR
- the pucD gene encoding xanthine dehydrogenase subunit D, translating into MTATPTASPPRSRTEGGVGDSAVRPDGTLKVTGEFAYGSDLWMDGMLWGVTLRSPHPYARIVSLDIAPALAMPGVYAVLTHEDVPGRNRVGLEFDDQPVLADDVVRYQGEPVALVAADHPETARRAADRIAVTYDVLDPVTDAEAALDPASPALRPDGNVVRHLKLRKGEPDPTAPIVVSVDFEVGMQDQAFLGPESGLAMPAEDGGVELYVATQWLHVDQRQICAALGLPADKVRLSLAGVGGAFGGREDLSMHVHACLLAMHTGKPVKMVYNREESFFGHVHRHPATMSYEFGADRDGRLVYGRSRILLDGGAYASSTAAVVGNAGTLGMGPYRFPSVHVDCYGVYTNNPPCGAMRGFGCVQAAFAHEALMDELAAKVGLSPVEIRTLNGMREGDENITGQLIDSAAPCEELIGRVAAMPMPEAIGATPDLRSLPGGVANTTHGEGVVRGVGYALTYKNVGFSEGFDDYSTARVRLEAVAGEPVATVHTAAAEVGQGLVTVQQQICRTELGVERVVVQAQDTSVGSAGSTSASRQTYVTGGAVKAASEAVRARVLERAAQSTGEPADSLRLEGGKVVGAHLVTDLVDLLDTAVEETVEWRHRATYPIDPETGQGDAHVQYAFSAHRAVVDVDTDLGLVKVVALDTAQDVGTAVNPDAVIGQIQGGATQGMGLALMEEIVVRDGLIANPSFTDYLIPTILDTPPMRIELLENPDPHAPYGVRGVGEPPTISSGPAVAAAIRAATGLPVHRVPIRPEHLALPST
- a CDS encoding DUF4189 domain-containing protein; the encoded protein is MPSLGPMLRMLTTTAVAALLTVGLLSAGPAAARPAGTPTTTAASDGGPDRAGHAKCWRKHRRCFSAASIDTINGKSALAINKMTKKRAVRTAQRRCESKGSAAGCTKAGWVRNGWLAVAYRMVNGRARDWASGVRYGETAARKRARSRLVGPGRRKYWTWVGTDRSTRYRTGGQERFGQW
- a CDS encoding DUF1707 SHOCT-like domain-containing protein translates to MSESRDRYRSTRVTDADRDHAAERLRLAAGHGRLDIQELERRLDAVYVARTYGEIEPLVKDLPLDQVGEAVSYAETMEIRQTGVRIVRRGRWKVPRRVVVTGKFGATRLDFSHALIVHPDVEIALDTSWTSIRIIVPKGASVDTEQLTMSVGSLSNSAASVPQKNAPRFRITGSHTGGRVRVGYPLRFGG